The DNA segment CAAAAGTCCCTTTAAAAGTTCATATGCAGAAAGGTAATATTCTCCAGTCACATGTTCATCCGGAACTGCCTCCCCATAGCCAATTAGACCAGTATCGGTCTCTAGCTCTAAAATGACAGAGTACATTTCCGGATAGGTCGCATACGAAATGATAAACGGGTTACGCAAAGGGAAACGGACTGCATACACCGTGGCTTTTGTAATTTTCATTTAATCTTCTCCTTTTTTATGTTTAATACAACAAGTCAATTTTATTGTTTAAATATTTGCCATCAAAATGTATTATACAATAATTTATTTACTACAAATACGTAGAATAGGATTTAGTCATTATTGCGCATTTTGCAAGATGAGTCTCGTTTTCCTTAATCCATCTATTGGGTGATGACTCCAACTTAGTTAATCCTGTTTCCAAAGGAAAATCCAATCACAATTTTAGTATTCTTCTCGTCTTCCTCCTGGTTATGTAAGATAATCTAACATCAAATTTTATATTTAGTTGATTTATTAGTTTATTTAGATTATTATGTTAGGAAACCTAACACAAGTTATCAGAAGCAGAGAGGAGAATGAAAATGAAAAAAATTGAAGCAATTATTCGACCAGAAGTTTTTCCAGATGTCCGAAGAGCTTTGGCACTTGAAGGAATTGACGGATTAAGTGTAATGGAAATTGCAGGTTGTGGTAGACAAGAGGGACGAACAGGCCTTTTTCGTGGAAATGCTTATGAAATGGAGTTCTCAGCTAAATTAAAATTAGAAATGGTGGTTGAAGATCATTTAGTTGAACCAATTATCGAAGCCATCTTAGAGTATGCAACTACTGGCGAAGTGGGAGATGGAAAAATTTTCATCCTTCCTGTAGATGAAGCAATTCGAATTCGAACAAAAGAACGTGGCGCAATCGCCGTATATTAAGGGGGCAGGATTATGGAGACAATTGAAGCAGTACAAAGCTCGGTAGATATGATATGGATGATGATTGGTGCCATCTTAGTATTTTTTATGCATGCTGGTTTTGCCATGGTTGAAACTGGATTCACTCGTTCTAAAAATACAGTAAATATATTAATGAAAAACTTATTGACTGTATCGCTTGGTTCCCTGCTTTATTTCATCATAGGTTTCGCGATCATGTTCGGCCCTTCCGCTTTTGGTCTAATCGGGACGGAAGGTTTTGCTTTACTTGGACGTGAAGATATAGGGTTCTTTGTATTCCAGGCTGTTTTTGCTGCAACTTGCGCGACCATTATTTCTGGAGCAGTTGCAGAGCGAATGAAATTATCTTCTTACCTTATATTAGTCGTTGCAATGACGGGAGTTATTTACCCAATTGTTGGCCACTGGGTTTGGGGTGGAGGATGGTTAGCTGAACTTGGTTATATTGATTTCGCAGGATCGTCAGTCGTTCATTTAACCGGTGCGGTTGGCGCGTTAATTGCCGCATGGTTAATTGGGCCTCGTATCGGAAAATATAGTGGACATTCAGTAAATGTTATACCCGGCCACAGCGTTCCATTGGGAGCACTCGGTGTCTTTATTTTATGGCTAGGATGGTTCGGCTTTAATGGCGGCAGTACACTTGCGGCGGACCCTACATTAGTACCATTAGTCATAGCCAATACGTTACTTGCTGCATCTGCAGCTGTATTGTCCACTGCTCTCTATACCAAACTTCGCTACAAACGAATAGATGCATCACTTACGTTAAATGGCGCACTTAGTGGGCTTGTAGGAATTACAGCGGGATGTGCAAACGTCTCTCTTATTGGCGCAATTGCGATTGGACTTGTTTCAGGTGTATTAATGACTGAAAGCATTCGATTCTTTGATGTGAAAGCAAGAATTGATGATCCTGTCGGCGCAATATCCGTTCATGGTATCGCAGGAATTTGGGGAACGCTCGCAGTCGGTTTATTCGACGTAGCGAACGGGGCATTTTACGGAGGTGGCGTTAGCGTAATTACCATTCAGTTCATTGGAGTAGCCGCAATTATTGGCTGGACTACACTAACTGTCGGTGGTAGTTTGCTAACGATTCGTCTATTCACTTCATTACGTGTATCAAAAGAAGACGAAACAATTGGCTTAGATTACTCTGAACACGGCACGCAAGCGTACGTCTTACAAGATGTATTTAAAG comes from the Paenisporosarcina antarctica genome and includes:
- a CDS encoding P-II family nitrogen regulator is translated as MKKIEAIIRPEVFPDVRRALALEGIDGLSVMEIAGCGRQEGRTGLFRGNAYEMEFSAKLKLEMVVEDHLVEPIIEAILEYATTGEVGDGKIFILPVDEAIRIRTKERGAIAVY
- a CDS encoding ammonium transporter — encoded protein: METIEAVQSSVDMIWMMIGAILVFFMHAGFAMVETGFTRSKNTVNILMKNLLTVSLGSLLYFIIGFAIMFGPSAFGLIGTEGFALLGREDIGFFVFQAVFAATCATIISGAVAERMKLSSYLILVVAMTGVIYPIVGHWVWGGGWLAELGYIDFAGSSVVHLTGAVGALIAAWLIGPRIGKYSGHSVNVIPGHSVPLGALGVFILWLGWFGFNGGSTLAADPTLVPLVIANTLLAASAAVLSTALYTKLRYKRIDASLTLNGALSGLVGITAGCANVSLIGAIAIGLVSGVLMTESIRFFDVKARIDDPVGAISVHGIAGIWGTLAVGLFDVANGAFYGGGVSVITIQFIGVAAIIGWTTLTVGGSLLTIRLFTSLRVSKEDETIGLDYSEHGTQAYVLQDVFKGAEPRSNDFAHRLTQLGKSVEAK